The Dioscorea cayenensis subsp. rotundata cultivar TDr96_F1 unplaced genomic scaffold, TDr96_F1_v2_PseudoChromosome.rev07_lg8_w22 25.fasta BLBR01000237.1, whole genome shotgun sequence DNA window TGCATATATTGTTCACTTTTGGAAAAAGTATCCAGTTAATAAATATGATGATGACTTCCCTTTGTCATCAATTTAATGATCTTGTATCGTGTCctttacttttcaattaattttggtTGTTAGTTTTCATTAAGAATGGGAAAGAGTTTCTAAGAGCTTCTTTCAAAGATCAACATTAATAATCACTCACTCAGCATGTAATTTACTACTAACTATATATAATGCATGCTAAGAATAATagctctttgatttttttactgttttctgAGCACATGCTCAACAAAAAGTTCAGTGAGACCAAGACTCTTCACATCCTTAATTCATGGTTCCTACAAAGTTTTGCATGATAAATAAAGGAAACAAGCACATGCTTTTGGTTCATAAAACTCAAGAAACCAAATTTCAAACATCATTCACACATATCAAATCTCAAACCTGATATGTGTGAAAAAGAAGGTCTGCAGGCTTATGGGTGACGGGCGGGTGACCGGCGACCGACGACGAGTTCGATGATACGACGAAGATGAGGATTGTGGTGATGGGTGGGTGACCGGCGATGGGTCCGACGATGGTGCGAAGATGAGGACCGTGGTGACGGGCGGGTGACCAACGACAGGTTCGATGATGGAGGAGCGTGATGATGAAGcagagaagaagaggaattaGGGCTGAGTAGAAGAGAAGATGAAGTAGGCCAGTAAGTAGTTACTCTTTCTTCTATAAcattaacattaaaataaaatgctgAGTAGGAGAGAGATGAAGTGGGCCATGTGAATAGTGTGCCCAATTCGTGTGACTATGTAGTGCTATATaacattactttttttaaaattgcaaCTTGATATTCTTAATAAACacctttgtatatatatatatatatataagttttatttCATCCATCACCTAGATttgttctctcattttttttaattttttaaaatttatttcactattacaaaaaataatgaataaattataaattattttagtgataattatttattagtccttgcaacttttcaaatattcccTGTAGTCCCTCTGatatttcaatttcttttgcagtcttttctttttcagtttacttatttttcattccctgcattagtttattttatttaaaaatccaattttgacccgcttacaaaatatatttttttcgtttattaattatattttttatttaacattgtgtGTTTGTATGTAACTACAACgttttagtttaatatttgttgttgatatttaaaatttctgaTGGTATTTctgacaaaaaatattaaaaaataggctATCATATGatgtcagaaaaaaaaaaagatttttttgagAATGTGAAATGatccatgaatttttttataaagtgacAAAATTAGAgagatggatttttttattaagtgaCAAAATTAGAGAGATGATATAAACaatttctcattattttatcAAGAACACCATAAAACAGTAGTCAGCCTTCTACATGAACAGGTTTCACCGAACGTTACCACAAAACCCAACAATGGCGTCAAAGGCCGAGTCATCATCGACATCATCTTCGTCTCAGCGCCGAGACATGATTCACGTCTTCTGGCACGAAGGCATGCTCGCTCACAACACCGGCACCGGCGTCTTCGACTCCGGCATAGATCCAGGCTTCCTCGACGTCCTCGACAAGCACCCAGAAAACGCCGACCGGGTCCGCAACTTAGTCTCCATCCTCCGCAAAGGCCCCATCTCCCCCTTCATTTCCTGGCACTCCGGCCGATCCGCAACCCTTTCGGAGCTCCAACTCTTCCACACTGCAGGTTCATTTCACTCTTTATATATGCTCTCttgctctctttctctctctctctctgtgtgacATTTCGTCGAACACCTCATGAGCACTAGGGTTTAACGTACAATAACAGAGTACATAGAGGAACTAGAGAAAGCCAATGAAGCCGGAGGGAAAGAGCTCTGCGCTGGCACATTCCTAAACCCCGGATCATGGGACGCGGCACTCATCGCCGCTGGAACCACCATATCGGCAATTAAACAAATACTTGATGGGCATGCGAAGCTCGCCTACGCGCTCGTTCGCCCACCGGGTCACCACGCGCAACCTTCTCAGGCTGATGGCTACTGCTTCTTGAACAACGCCGGCGTCGCAATTCAGGTCGCTAGAAACTCCGGTTGTCAAAAAGTTGCTGTAATCGACATTGATGTGCACTATGGGAATGGCACGGCGCAAGGGTTTTATAGTTGCAGTGAAGTTCTCACTATCTCTGTGCACATGAATCATGGTTCATGGGGCAAGTCTCATCCACAGAGTGGAACTGTGGATGAACTTGGTGAAGGTGATGGCTTTGGATATAATCTCAATGTACCTTTACCTAATGGCACTGGAGATGAGGGCTATGCTTATGCTATGGATCAGCTTGTCGTTCCGGCTTTGCATAAATTCAATCCCTCTTTAATTGTTCTTGTTCTCGGCCAAGATTCTAGCGCGGTGAGTACTActcactttttttaattttagaagatTATCACTGATATGTGCTCAAAAATAAGAGTACTACTcactttttattttacaattcGTGTATCCGTTATCGTTGTCATTTGATATGTGTTCGAGAATAAGATTCTAGTGTGGTGAGTATCACTCACTCCTTTATTTTAGAA harbors:
- the LOC120253891 gene encoding histone deacetylase 8 isoform X1; amino-acid sequence: MNRFHRTLPQNPTMASKAESSSTSSSSQRRDMIHVFWHEGMLAHNTGTGVFDSGIDPGFLDVLDKHPENADRVRNLVSILRKGPISPFISWHSGRSATLSELQLFHTAEYIEELEKANEAGGKELCAGTFLNPGSWDAALIAAGTTISAIKQILDGHAKLAYALVRPPGHHAQPSQADGYCFLNNAGVAIQVARNSGCQKVAVIDIDVHYGNGTAQGFYSCSEVLTISVHMNHGSWGKSHPQSGTVDELGEGDGFGYNLNVPLPNGTGDEGYAYAMDQLVVPALHKFNPSLIVLVLGQDSSAFDPNGRQCLTMEGYRSIGRNIRRLANKFADGKVLIVQEGGYHVTYSAYCLHATLEGVLDLEDALLDDPVAYYPEDSAYSMKVVDAIQRYWKDNVPFMKES
- the LOC120253891 gene encoding histone deacetylase 8 isoform X2, giving the protein MASKAESSSTSSSSQRRDMIHVFWHEGMLAHNTGTGVFDSGIDPGFLDVLDKHPENADRVRNLVSILRKGPISPFISWHSGRSATLSELQLFHTAEYIEELEKANEAGGKELCAGTFLNPGSWDAALIAAGTTISAIKQILDGHAKLAYALVRPPGHHAQPSQADGYCFLNNAGVAIQVARNSGCQKVAVIDIDVHYGNGTAQGFYSCSEVLTISVHMNHGSWGKSHPQSGTVDELGEGDGFGYNLNVPLPNGTGDEGYAYAMDQLVVPALHKFNPSLIVLVLGQDSSAFDPNGRQCLTMEGYRSIGRNIRRLANKFADGKVLIVQEGGYHVTYSAYCLHATLEGVLDLEDALLDDPVAYYPEDSAYSMKVVDAIQRYWKDNVPFMKES